The DNA sequence TAAAGAGTGCtaataactaaaattaagaaatgattttttatgcaaaattatttaataaatttaacataatGAATCATAAAAGTATTTTATAATCATATGTTAATGAAAATTTATTTCCACACACAGTACacaaatttagaaattttaagtTATGTTGCAAATATagaatatatcataaaaaaaaaagtttcttttaaatatataatatatagaactAAATTAcacaaattattaaatatttaattaattttaatttatttatcttcATTTTGATAAATTAACAGGTACTATATAcgcttttaatttatattattatataataccaAACCTTTCACTTCCATATTATGTATTTTAtagattatataataattatttaattaattaaaaataaaagaccaaaattgaattcaaataataaaattaatataataatataacacTTGTCCATAATTAATCTTTATCATCACAATTGTAcgttattttttatcataatcaaattctcaattaaaataattttataaatatctaaatcctaaacactaaaatTATACACCATAAAATTTTATACCTTAAATTCCAAATCTTACACTTTAAAACCataaattctaaataaaaaaaaatcctaaattctaaacactaaattttatattctGAACTACAAACTCTAAATCataaactataaattttaaacCACAAATTTTAAACCATAAATCTTAATTCTAAAACCCtaattctaaaccctaaactatactCACCACATATAGAAATTTTCAACCCTAACTCCTAAGATACCGAaccctaaatcttaaatcatAATATACCCTAATCATTATCTACTCTACATTCTTATTCTAAATCCTACACACTTATCAATATCCCTCCACTCCTTAATCACTAAACGCTAATGAAATGAGTTATTTCATATATCTATATATggagaaaattatattttatgtcttattgtACATTTTTTTATTCGTGTGATTAATTttaccataaaataaaaaaaaaattatatttaaagacATAGTAGTATGTTGTGTGTACATAATTTTACTACTACTTTTATCAGtaacatcttatttttttcatgaattaattttaaaattatatttaattttgattttgctgtaaTATTGCATTATTAACAGGCTattgttaaaataattatttaacttatatattattatttaaatgattattttagcttttaatttatttgcaacataatttaaaattttattacattttataataataaatataattataaaataattattatgttatgtatattttgtctctattaataaaaatttttacattcgattttcatttgtttttaaaGAAATTACCCAACATACATGGATGCATCCTAGTTAGTCTATTTTGTTTTGGTCTTGTAAGTATAATCATTTATATTCTAATTTGTTTCATTAGACTCGTAATTCCCTGAAAAGACAGAAAAATATATTTCATCTTAGGATATGTTCACaaattttctttccaagtagTGCAACAATAACAAATATGAACCACAATAaattaatccaaaaaataaaaagaaaaacatgatATACATCTACCGTAAAAAATATTACGACCGACAACCtgcaataaattaaaaataatgatctAAGGCCGTTTATACCATTTAATAAATTAAGGAAAAGTATAAAtaactaacaatattttttaacaatgtaTAAACAATATGAATTAAtaaggttaaaagagtaaattaattttaaatttaattagtaacattaaattagggtgtagtatatttttatttgattggtggttgttcatgttaTTCAAAATGATCATTGTCTACTTAGCACTCCccataaattaattagttaattactaatCCACTGcaatcttttaaattaatttcttacAACATCTGACCACCTCTTAGTAGCCTTCAGTTTTTGCCTCCCAAAACCTGACCTCATCTGTCAAATAATATATGGAACAAACATGTTGGAGTCATCGATAATAAATGATTAAACAACACGTATTTTCTATATGTATATAACAATATGAACTTGTACACCATAACGAGATCCCTTACATAATTATAGGAAGTGTACTCTAACAATTCCTTGGATTATTTTCACTGCATATGAGGTaccttttatgtatatttttgtacattttagtaactaattttgcAAATTGTCATACTTCAGTCATGTTCTGATGACCatcttaaactttaatttttcaaCTGATTCGTTCATTAATCATTTCAATTCCCAACCATTTATTTACTATAGCATCAAATTGATCAACAATATGGATTATTGAGATTATAATAAAGTAGTAACTACTAACTAGGCAACACTATCTTATGCACTTTGCATGTTGAACTTGTCTTTTTTGTTAAATTGTTGAATGGCTTGTTACTAGGCAATACCATCTTATTGAGATTATAATAGTTAAATCCACGTGTGGCATGTTACTTGTTATTTTTGTTGTTGAACTTGGATAGTTGTAATTGACTTTAAACATTGAACCAACTTGTTGAATAtgtattgtttaaattattttttaatagaaatagCATCGAATCAAACTAATGCAAGTGAAAATTTAACTAACAATCCAACTTCTCAATTAGAAAGTGCAGCTGGAATTgttaggaaaagaaaaatttCTAAAGTTACTCTTAGAAGTAGAACTGATGTAGGATGGGAGCATGTGATATCTATTGGAGAAGATGGAAAGAATATACAATGTAAATACTGTTATAAAATTTTTTCAGGAAGAGTTTATAGGCTGAAACGCCACTTAGCAAGGACTCAAAAAGATATTAGAGTTTGTACAGCTGTTAGTGATAAGTTAAGAAACAAATATAGGATGTTGTGAGTGGGTTGTAAGTGAATTTGATAAAGAAAATAAGCATGGGTggggtgtaacaccctaatattcaaatccttatgctcgagtcataagtcaatgatactaCGGTGGTacactctcaggtggatttttaatatataaatataggtaatttcgaaaagagtattaatcgagaagcctgaaaagagtataaaTAAAATCctgaagacgtatcactcacgtttcgacaacaaaaagataaatcgtgaagccgaaagcgatatacggataaggcataaaggagattaagagatagataacagatagatatatataacataagtaaatagccactagtcgcgacccgcgaagtttaggccggctagggtacagtatgaaagtagttgacaacagtatatcctaatctctcccaaaggaaacatgagagcctctataggcaagttcaaaagagttcaatacataatataatcttttcaaaacaaaggtggagagattctaagcaaaacacaaagtagagaaaataaggatcttCGCTGTCTCTCaaacgacccacaactcacttctgagcacctggacctgtatctgaaaaataatagatatatacggaatgagaatcctgggcccatgggttcccagtacggtaaaagtgccaaataaatacaatgcactgcaataaaaactcactaagcatcctaaacttcttcaccaattatccatcctaggttctcgctaatccatgaataggcaactgtcatgagggagtgctaaatctaactcatgtttcacatgtttcccaactcgctgactcttctacaaatcagactcagaatcataagcaaaaccatcaccagttgttctacctcagcaattctatatcaatacatcataccctcacctggagctaatgaaaccacatcactgcgtctacccagggagctcaaattatctcattcaatgatcatcatcatcatgcaatcgcatcatcaattcatctcatcaagaacaaccctcaacatccACCAataccagcatgaggggcctctcagttgtacaaatacAAGCAAtataggcaagtaatacacaaataaggtacaagtagaacaagtagcacataatcaggtaacatagcatatatgatgtagaaatccaaaacaaataggcaaacccaaataattcaaacatatgcaaatgatgtatgcctgccctatggctgatgatatcatctgtcggttatatagccaacccgacatgttctGGTAGCTaacattggacagaaacaccccttgcggagcaagtaggtttgaacTACAACCCCTTGCTACTACTCGCTCAacccacactacaagaaaaacacccattcaggtacacttgaaaagtgtagccaaaagtgaaaaaaaaaatgatgccttaggctacggctacgctttttaggctacggctacgcttttcagggtgattcctattcggccgttgcctattctcaaaggctacgcttttctgcaccaaaggctacgcttttggcgtttgggaataggctacgcttttcaagtgatgctctccgtgaccaaaggctacgctttttagcTTTCGTtcttccagaataggctacgctttttaacgctactgcatcacctgtaaagcgtagccttaggtccctcattgttttttttattttctatatatatatatatataatattctaataattttttgtacaatataatatttaataatatgattacatatataattctgtatttttaattaaatgagttaaatcttataaaataaaaataaatacacaattatactaaattaaaaaatattctagcAAAGCATAGTAAATACATTCTAAAGATTCACAAGCATTATAATGATATAGTATATTAGTACATAAAACAATAGATCCAACTATCCAATTgaacaatcattcaacaacagaGAAAAAAATGAAACACGTCTAAAGTCTAAACTACTAATTTTCATGTATCAATGAATATaaagaggattacaaattaagtctaaaattaaaataaataaaagaaaagagaataaacaAAGACTTTAGTGCCCTGAGTACTAAGTTCCTATCAGTTGTGTGTGCCTGAAAATCATTTGAACATACCCCACAAAGAAAGAGGATTTTTTTGTTGGAGCCACTTATGTTGCCTGCTAGTGCCTTTACAAAGTGCTGAATAAATTCAGAGTGCCCTTCATAAGTGGCGGCAGTAATGAGTTTACCATCCACCACTGTTGCTAGTGTCTGGTTCAACCCAATGAGCACCAGAGGCAACCGGTGCTGGTTTAACAGGAGGAAAAGCGGTAAACTTGTGATCTTTAGCTACACCTGCAGCTGCCAAAATCAACTGTCCGAGGCAAATGGAAGCAAGTGCTTTTCCAGAACTGAAAAGCTTGATCACCAGTGCCACAAGAGGATCATGAGCAAGATACTCTGGCGCTCTTCCACCCAGTAACATCACCCTGTCATAGTTTGCAGCATCAATTGAAGTCTGGTGGGAAGATATGCATATAGAAAAATTAGGAATAAGGTAGAAAAACTAAAGCAAAAGTGTCAATGCACATTGGTTATCTCTATAaagcaattaaataaatcaaTGCTGATCAATTAAATAAGTGCCGTATCTGAAATAATGAACCAGCCATAAACTAAAGGTACAGTTCTGATCAAGCCCAgaaaaatataagttaataacaagaaattagccTTATTAACCAAAGCTGGAAGTTCAGAAGAAACAGAATAAAAGTCTGCATATATATCAGCAGGTAGGAATATTCACAAAGATCACAATAAAAGTCTGCATATATATCAAAGCTGCAACTGAACTGAGATATACCACTTCAAAGTGATTTCAAATTCAGAAGCAATAATATTCACAAAAGAGAAAAGTACACTCATGCCACTCAAAACAAATTGCTGTCAATCAGAAATTCAATATTCTTCCTTTAATCTTCTTTTGAATGATTTTCAATGGTTATAGCCTCCTCAAcaaaaaggataaaaaagatCTCTCTTCTCCACAAGTTCAGATCAAATGCAGATTGACTGAATTGTATTCAGAATAATTCTTCCATCAGACAAAGTACCTTGAAGGATGATTTTGTATTGATGAGACAGCAGAAGGAAAGTTACCAACAAATTTTACTCGATCACCTGCAAATTATTTAAGCCTCATGTTAACCTTTAGGTGCTATGCAATATGTACAATAGCAAGTAAATTTGGAGATAGGTGCTCAATTTTTAACAACAAAACAGCACACCTGTTTTAATAGTAGTGCCTTTTGATGAAGCAGTAGAAACCTCCTGCTTCAGCATAGCCTGAGAACTTATTGTGGATCCACCCACAATTTCAGCATCAACACTAGAAGCTGGTTTACTATGTTTTAAAGAAGCAGCATGTGTACTTCTCTTGGCCAACACAGATGGTCGTTCAGGCTTTGAACTTTCTTTAGCAGAATCAACTTCCTTTGATGGAGTTCCCTGAAATATCAATCACATAACAAAAactattattattctatttatattaacagcaatttaggaagaaatcatctCAACAATACAAACAGATAATAAGAAGTAGCAAAAGAATATCTGATAAAACGTACACCAGGTAGTGAAAGGGAATCCACAATTAGTAGCCTTGCACCAAAATGCTTTGCAAGTGCCTTGGCAAGAGTCTTCTGATATATATCCGAACCTACACAGGAATCGCTTAATGAGAGCACTTCTTGATTGCAGAAAGGGGAAAACAAAGCATTAACAAGAATGAAGGAACTACCTGCAACTAAATAGAATAAGGCTAATAAGGCTAATTTCTTGTTTGGTTACTACTTCAACTGAGATAAAATCTGAATCTGAATTATATATCAGCAAAAAAATCACAAGAGAAGGACAGGTCAGAAAAGTCTATACTTGTTAACAATAATTTAGAAACATGTTAATCAGATTTATATTTTGTAACTCATTAACATAGATATATCTAACTGATTTGGATATCTAACAATAATATAGGATGAAATAATCACAAACAGCACAATATAATCACAATTAAGTCACAAGCACAAAGAACAGCAGCACAACAGCATATTTACAATTAATAATCATAAACAGCAGTAAGAGCTAATCAACAATCAATTAATCAatgaatgaaaaattgaaaacataaaTCATTCAAGAATAGTTCAAAGATCAATAACCCTTAGGAACAGAGCAAAAAACCGAACAATGTCATTACACTATTACAGTGAGACACGAACAGAGCATGGACCTTCGAAGACGGCGAGCTGGCGACAAACACGACGAAGGACGACGCTGAAAAACTGTGAAACAGGACAGGAAAGCAAACATTGGCGAACGAGGGATTGAGGGACCTCGAGAACGACGAACCTAGTGGCGATCTTGAGCGCGACGAGCGGCGACGGTGAGATTGATGGCGGCGCGGTGGAGGCTAGGGTTTTCACAACCTTACAAGGAAGAGCTGCGAGATGGATGAACGGCGGCAAAGCACGACTAAGAACGATGAGCAGACAAGTGAGACGGTGACAGTGGCGCATGATGAAGGAGGGCACAATGACGGGGAGATTGAAGAAGCGGCTAGGGTTTTGTTATTTGGTGCTCTGGTAGGAAAGAAGGAATGACGAAGATAGAGTGCAGGGCTTCGATGAtgagaagaaataaaaagaaacaaaaaaaattcactaaGTGTCCTATACATGTGTATTTGGCATTTTTACATTAGGCAGCGCTTTTAAAGCCTacccaaaacttaacaaataTGCTACCCTTTAAAAGCGTTTCCTTTGGTATGAAAATTGTATTTATAGATATTAACataaggctacgctttataagtgatttctataatacctaaggctacgctttttaaatgatgccgcaTTTGTGTATTCTTTTCTCCtataaaaaggcaacacagagaaaagcgtagcctattctatgaataggctatgcttttcaaatgtag is a window from the Arachis hypogaea cultivar Tifrunner chromosome 1, arahy.Tifrunner.gnm2.J5K5, whole genome shotgun sequence genome containing:
- the LOC112701227 gene encoding uncharacterized protein: MRHCHRLTCLLIVLSRALPPFIHLAALPCKVVKTLASTAPPSISPSPLVALKIATRFVVLEVPQSLVRQCLLSCPVSQFFSVVLRRVCRQLAVFEGSDIYQKTLAKALAKHFGARLLIVDSLSLPGGTPSKEVDSAKESSKPERPSVLAKRSTHAASLKHSKPASSVDAEIVGGSTISSQAMLKQEVSTASSKGTTIKTGDRVKFVGNFPSAVSSIQNHPSRVMLLGGRAPEYLAHDPLVALVIKLFSSGKALASICLGQLILAAAGVAKDHKFTAFPPVKPAPVASGAHWVEPDTSNSGGW